The proteins below come from a single Gimesia alba genomic window:
- the sucD gene encoding succinate--CoA ligase subunit alpha produces MSILVTEKTRVICQGITGKSGLFHSQQCREYGTPLLGGVTPGKGGTEVDGFPVYNTVEEAVEKTGANTSLIFVPPPFCGEAIMEAADAGMELIIAITEGVPVTDMVRVMDYLKDKKSRLIGPNCPGVITPGIAKIGIMPGYIHTPGSVGLISKSGTLTYEAAWQLGNVGLGQTTAVGIGGDPIIGTTFIDLLELFENDPATESIMLIGEIGGTAEIEAAEYIKEHVTKPVAGFIAGKTAPPGKRMGHAGAIISGGSGTADEKIAALEAAGVVVAESPADMGAAVKRAIEAAA; encoded by the coding sequence ATGAGTATTTTAGTTACTGAAAAGACACGCGTCATTTGCCAGGGGATCACCGGTAAGTCCGGTCTGTTTCACAGCCAGCAGTGCCGCGAATATGGGACGCCATTGTTAGGCGGCGTGACTCCCGGTAAAGGGGGCACAGAAGTCGACGGGTTTCCGGTGTATAACACGGTTGAAGAAGCGGTCGAAAAAACCGGCGCGAACACAAGTTTGATTTTCGTTCCGCCGCCATTTTGTGGCGAAGCAATCATGGAAGCCGCGGATGCCGGCATGGAATTGATCATTGCCATCACCGAAGGCGTACCTGTTACCGATATGGTGCGGGTGATGGACTATCTCAAGGATAAAAAGAGCCGCCTGATTGGCCCGAACTGTCCTGGAGTGATTACTCCCGGCATTGCGAAAATCGGCATTATGCCCGGCTATATTCATACGCCTGGTTCCGTAGGGCTGATCAGCAAGAGTGGAACGCTGACCTACGAAGCCGCTTGGCAGCTGGGTAATGTCGGTTTAGGCCAGACAACTGCTGTGGGCATTGGTGGTGACCCGATCATCGGCACCACATTTATCGATCTGCTGGAACTGTTCGAGAACGATCCTGCGACGGAGTCGATCATGCTGATTGGTGAAATCGGTGGAACGGCCGAAATCGAAGCGGCCGAATACATCAAGGAACATGTCACCAAACCGGTGGCCGGGTTCATTGCCGGTAAGACGGCACCTCCCGGAAAACGGATGGGACACGCGGGGGCGATCATCAGCGGGGGAAGTGGAACCGCTGATGAAAAAATTGCCGCTCTGGAAGCAGCCGGTGTTGTCGTGGCAGAAAGCCCCGCCGACATGGGGGCTGCAGTCAAGCGGGCGATAGAAGCTGCCGCTTAA
- the ndk gene encoding nucleoside-diphosphate kinase, which translates to MALEQTLILIKPDAVQRRLAGTLLSRFENKGLKIVGLKMLQVTKELSAEHYAEHVEKPFYPLLEEFITAGPVVALVAEGPEAISVVRSMMGSTNGRESAPGTIRGDYGVSRQMNLVHGSDGPEAAAREIKIYFKPEELIDYDTSLGGWVCADDEK; encoded by the coding sequence ATGGCACTCGAACAAACATTGATCCTGATTAAACCCGATGCGGTGCAGCGACGTCTGGCGGGCACCCTTTTATCCCGCTTTGAAAACAAAGGGTTGAAAATCGTCGGGCTCAAAATGCTGCAGGTCACCAAAGAATTATCAGCCGAACACTATGCAGAACATGTGGAAAAACCATTCTACCCGCTGCTCGAAGAATTCATTACCGCCGGTCCCGTCGTCGCGCTTGTTGCCGAAGGCCCGGAAGCCATCTCTGTCGTGCGATCCATGATGGGTTCCACCAATGGTCGCGAATCCGCACCGGGAACCATTCGTGGCGATTACGGCGTCAGCCGCCAGATGAATCTGGTTCACGGCAGTGACGGACCGGAAGCCGCTGCCCGCGAAATCAAAATCTACTTCAAACCCGAAGAGCTAATCGACTACGATACCTCTCTCGGCGGCTGGGTTTGTGCAGACGACGAAAAGTAA
- the carA gene encoding glutamine-hydrolyzing carbamoyl-phosphate synthase small subunit has translation MQKTAKLALADGSVFTGTAFGADGEVHGEVVFNTSMTGYQEILTDPSYCGQIVTMTYPQIGNYGIVPEDVESSGIALQGFIIRELCEIPSNYRATQTLDEYLKAAGVIGLQGIDTRALVRKIRTVGAMTGVLSTEDLDDESLVKKAQNSPQLAGQDLVSQVIPQSACEWEEGLSELAQSSSTHSFAGNMIDTLAENEDNTDCDFHIVAIDYGMKWNIARHLKQLGCKVTILPGNCTAQDVLDLNPDGVFLSNGPGDPEPLTYAIETIRGLLGKVPIFGICLGHQLLGLACGCKTFKLKFGHRGANQPVVNQDTGQVEITSQNHGFAIDPESMPDDVEITHINMNDNTVAGLRHKTYPAFSVQYHPEASAGPHDSHYLFQQFFDSIKQAQVSS, from the coding sequence ATGCAGAAAACAGCGAAGTTAGCCCTTGCCGATGGTAGTGTGTTCACAGGGACGGCTTTTGGTGCGGATGGGGAAGTCCACGGTGAAGTTGTGTTCAACACGAGCATGACCGGATACCAGGAAATCCTGACGGACCCCTCCTACTGCGGTCAAATCGTCACCATGACCTATCCACAAATCGGCAACTACGGAATCGTACCCGAAGATGTGGAATCATCGGGAATCGCCTTACAAGGTTTCATCATCCGTGAGCTTTGTGAAATCCCCAGCAATTATCGCGCAACACAGACGCTGGATGAATACCTCAAGGCAGCCGGTGTCATCGGTCTGCAAGGCATCGATACCCGCGCACTGGTCCGAAAAATCCGTACTGTGGGCGCCATGACAGGAGTCCTTTCGACCGAAGATCTCGACGATGAATCGCTGGTGAAAAAAGCACAAAATAGCCCCCAACTGGCCGGTCAGGATTTAGTCAGTCAGGTGATTCCCCAATCAGCATGCGAATGGGAAGAAGGCCTGTCCGAACTGGCCCAAAGCAGTTCTACCCACTCCTTCGCAGGAAACATGATCGACACCCTGGCGGAAAATGAAGACAACACCGACTGTGACTTTCACATTGTGGCCATCGATTACGGCATGAAATGGAATATTGCCCGGCACCTGAAACAACTTGGATGCAAAGTCACGATCCTTCCCGGCAATTGTACCGCACAGGATGTCTTGGACCTGAATCCGGATGGCGTCTTCCTGTCAAACGGCCCCGGCGATCCAGAACCATTGACCTACGCCATCGAAACCATTCGTGGTCTTTTGGGAAAAGTTCCTATTTTCGGAATCTGCCTGGGCCATCAATTGCTCGGCCTGGCCTGTGGCTGCAAAACATTCAAACTCAAATTCGGACATCGCGGTGCCAATCAACCTGTCGTCAACCAGGATACCGGGCAGGTGGAAATCACCTCACAAAATCATGGATTTGCCATTGATCCTGAATCCATGCCCGACGATGTCGAAATCACACACATTAATATGAACGATAACACGGTCGCAGGCTTAAGGCACAAAACATACCCCGCGTTCAGCGTACAATATCACCCTGAAGCATCAGCGGGCCCGCACGACAGCCACTACCTGTTTCAACAATTCTTTGACAGTATTAAGCAGGCACAAGTTTCATCCTGA
- a CDS encoding ArsR/SmtB family transcription factor, translating to MATNLVDPPQEQSTQRFPTLPDHLEKNLVKVFKLLSDETRLRIMLYLAQEEELFVTALCERLNQSQPAVSHHLALLRDAGLIEARRDGKHNFYSICREHFHSIMGELFNSFNDPDENIIRIDNFVLTQNLS from the coding sequence ATGGCCACAAATCTTGTGGATCCGCCCCAAGAACAGTCGACACAGCGATTCCCAACGCTGCCAGATCATCTTGAAAAGAACTTAGTTAAAGTATTTAAGTTGCTGTCTGACGAGACACGACTTCGAATCATGCTCTACCTGGCCCAGGAAGAAGAATTATTCGTAACTGCTTTATGCGAACGGCTGAACCAGAGTCAACCAGCAGTCAGCCACCATCTGGCATTACTGCGGGATGCTGGCCTGATTGAAGCACGTCGCGACGGAAAACACAATTTCTACTCGATTTGCCGCGAACACTTCCATTCGATTATGGGAGAATTGTTCAATAGTTTTAACGATCCCGATGAAAATATCATCCGGATTGACAATTTTGTGCTGACACAAAATCTGAGCTAA
- a CDS encoding SDR family NAD(P)-dependent oxidoreductase, whose translation MTALVTGSSTGIGKAIALELADAGADVLIHFRNSKDAAQEVVEQIQQRGRKSAALSADLAHRENYSAFIDQAFGEWGALDLWINNAGVDLLTGAEAKLDYDHKLEKLFEVDVRGTVLLSREVGLRMQQQGTGCILNIGWDQSDRGMEGDSGELFAASKNAIMGFSRSLAVSLAPDVRVNCIAPGWIQTAWGETASEVWQERVKQETPMKCWGKPEDIAKMARFLCSREAAYITGQVINVNGGAVR comes from the coding sequence ATGACAGCTTTAGTCACTGGTTCTTCTACGGGGATTGGCAAAGCAATTGCGCTAGAGCTGGCCGACGCGGGCGCTGATGTTCTGATTCATTTTCGGAATTCCAAAGACGCAGCGCAGGAAGTGGTGGAACAAATTCAGCAGCGCGGCAGAAAGTCGGCCGCCCTTTCTGCAGATCTGGCGCATCGAGAAAACTATTCTGCCTTCATCGACCAGGCGTTTGGAGAATGGGGGGCATTGGATCTGTGGATTAACAATGCGGGCGTTGATTTATTGACGGGCGCTGAGGCGAAGCTGGATTACGATCATAAGCTGGAAAAACTGTTCGAGGTTGATGTGCGGGGAACGGTGTTATTATCACGCGAAGTCGGTTTACGGATGCAGCAACAAGGGACCGGCTGCATTTTAAATATCGGCTGGGATCAATCGGATCGGGGGATGGAAGGGGACAGCGGCGAATTATTTGCGGCGAGTAAGAATGCGATTATGGGCTTCAGTCGTTCGCTGGCAGTTTCGCTGGCACCAGATGTGCGCGTGAATTGCATTGCCCCCGGTTGGATTCAGACCGCCTGGGGTGAAACGGCAAGCGAGGTCTGGCAGGAACGGGTCAAACAGGAAACCCCCATGAAATGCTGGGGGAAACCGGAAGACATCGCCAAGATGGCGCGTTTTCTTTGCAGCCGAGAAGCTGCTTATATTACCGGGCAGGTGATCAATGTGAATGGCGGCGCTGTTCGGTAA
- a CDS encoding PVC-type heme-binding CxxCH protein, with product MTGLSSRKILSCTCLRNSVLLICLSFSISSAIQAAEIQTPRSLDDRLTIELFASEPDIVTVTGLTVDQENRVYVVESHTHFRPENYKGPKTDRIRLLQDTTGDGRADRIQTFYEGSTETMNVAAHPDGWIYVATRSTIFRLRDKDNNGNADLRQNLVQLETTATYPHNGFSGFAFDFFNNIYFSMGENEGADAELVGDFGNIYFTLGQNYGDDAMLIGKGNIRIPALRGEGGIFRCRTNGSQLERIATGFWNPFHLCFDTNGRMFVGDNDPGNRPPCRLLTIVEGGDYGYRRRTLEPFIAVNAETPGTLPMTSSTGESPTGLIVYESDQLPADYRGDLLVASWGEHRIDRYHLTPDGASFKTTTQPVIAGKEHFRPAGIAVGPDGSLYVGDWADRSYPLHGKGRVWKISAVNPPQTASKISLTAKDWQKRDAAARKLLAQGDTGLTELKAAFKNSDPRVRAVALNALISAKKMTPNLVASVLKDKQSGLREQAVTRLPADLVDFQEVASHDASPAVQAAALRRITDKSALPLLFERLKSTDLFMQQAARQGLRNTLTDAVLQQTFSNSEPAVRLAVILLLKESTSPPSVPLLKQALKDDNPQVRFVAVEWIGRDQLKTFRETLISDLARNATTPELLKAYLASIAQLDGVMKDWTRGTTGDWWVAKSNAQQQAARLLDLPETSPEVLKQILLFLPAKHPALTEKKLTELLKSTDPGVQTEAVRTLRELKTNSVREKLLQLALNANIDPNLRAEAVINLDSSRPENIAPLLQLAQDKNATVSKEALRTLTGASLTETQQNRLKQMATAETEKAALIERVLTRQVTQKKPTKDQLSDWMHTLAGPADPLAGQRLFFHPQGPGCFRCHQIDGRGQQVGPGLLRTNGRISLNRERLVEAIINPSKDIDPGFLPLTIVTVDGKTASGIYHKHNNKERSIYDSNGKIISFKISDIEEMIPSKTSIMPNGLIDRMTLQEFRDLIAYLLPEANDKTASD from the coding sequence ATGACCGGTCTCTCATCCCGGAAGATTCTCTCATGTACCTGCCTGAGAAATTCAGTGCTGCTGATCTGTCTGTCATTTTCGATTTCGTCTGCAATCCAGGCGGCAGAGATTCAGACTCCCCGCTCACTCGATGACCGGCTGACAATTGAACTCTTTGCTTCCGAGCCCGATATCGTAACCGTCACCGGCTTGACCGTCGATCAAGAAAACCGGGTGTACGTCGTCGAAAGCCACACTCACTTTCGCCCGGAAAATTACAAAGGTCCCAAAACAGACCGAATTCGTCTGCTGCAAGACACCACCGGCGATGGTCGCGCAGATCGCATTCAGACATTCTACGAAGGTTCCACCGAAACCATGAATGTCGCCGCTCACCCCGATGGCTGGATTTATGTCGCCACCCGCAGCACCATCTTTCGGCTACGAGATAAAGATAATAATGGCAATGCCGATCTCCGCCAGAACCTGGTTCAGCTGGAAACGACAGCCACCTATCCCCACAACGGCTTCTCCGGTTTTGCCTTTGATTTCTTCAACAACATCTATTTCAGTATGGGAGAAAATGAAGGCGCCGATGCCGAGCTGGTCGGCGATTTTGGAAATATCTATTTCACACTCGGCCAGAACTACGGCGACGACGCGATGCTCATCGGTAAAGGAAACATACGCATCCCTGCACTTCGTGGCGAAGGGGGCATCTTTCGCTGCCGTACGAATGGCAGCCAGCTCGAACGCATTGCCACCGGGTTCTGGAATCCGTTCCACCTCTGCTTCGATACTAACGGCCGCATGTTTGTCGGCGACAATGATCCCGGCAATCGCCCTCCCTGTCGCCTGCTCACCATCGTCGAAGGCGGCGATTATGGATACCGCCGTCGCACGCTCGAACCCTTCATCGCCGTCAATGCGGAAACACCGGGCACGCTTCCCATGACTTCGTCGACAGGCGAATCGCCGACCGGTTTAATCGTTTATGAATCAGATCAGCTTCCCGCCGACTATCGAGGTGATCTGCTGGTTGCCAGTTGGGGAGAGCACCGCATCGACCGTTACCACCTGACTCCCGACGGTGCCTCATTCAAAACCACCACACAGCCCGTCATTGCCGGTAAAGAACATTTTCGCCCCGCAGGCATCGCCGTTGGCCCGGATGGCAGCCTGTATGTCGGTGACTGGGCCGACCGTTCCTACCCACTACATGGAAAAGGCCGCGTCTGGAAAATCAGCGCCGTGAATCCTCCGCAAACAGCTTCCAAGATTTCTCTCACCGCCAAAGACTGGCAGAAACGCGATGCAGCTGCGCGCAAGTTACTGGCACAGGGAGACACGGGACTCACAGAACTGAAAGCAGCGTTCAAGAATTCTGACCCGCGTGTCAGAGCCGTTGCCTTGAATGCTTTGATCAGTGCGAAAAAAATGACGCCGAATCTGGTCGCATCTGTCCTGAAAGACAAACAGTCCGGACTTCGCGAACAGGCCGTCACCCGTCTTCCCGCGGATCTGGTTGATTTCCAGGAAGTCGCTTCCCATGATGCTTCTCCCGCCGTCCAGGCAGCCGCGTTAAGGCGCATCACAGACAAATCAGCTTTGCCACTCTTATTTGAACGTCTAAAAAGTACAGATCTGTTCATGCAGCAGGCAGCACGACAGGGGCTCAGAAATACATTAACCGACGCGGTATTGCAGCAGACCTTTTCAAACAGTGAACCCGCGGTCCGACTGGCCGTAATTTTGCTGTTAAAGGAAAGCACATCGCCGCCGTCGGTCCCCTTATTAAAGCAGGCATTGAAAGATGACAATCCGCAGGTGCGGTTTGTCGCCGTCGAATGGATTGGTCGCGATCAACTCAAAACATTTCGTGAAACGCTGATTTCTGATCTCGCCCGAAACGCCACCACGCCCGAACTGTTGAAAGCCTATCTGGCATCCATCGCCCAGCTGGATGGCGTCATGAAAGACTGGACTCGCGGCACCACTGGTGACTGGTGGGTCGCCAAATCAAACGCCCAGCAGCAAGCCGCTCGTTTACTCGATCTACCTGAAACTTCACCTGAGGTACTGAAACAGATTCTGCTGTTTCTCCCCGCGAAGCATCCGGCATTAACGGAAAAGAAACTGACCGAACTGTTAAAGTCAACTGATCCCGGAGTTCAAACGGAAGCCGTTCGGACCTTACGCGAACTGAAAACCAATTCGGTGCGCGAGAAACTCTTGCAGCTGGCCTTGAATGCAAACATCGATCCCAATCTACGCGCGGAAGCCGTCATCAATCTTGATTCTTCTCGGCCGGAAAATATCGCTCCTCTCCTACAACTGGCGCAAGACAAAAACGCAACCGTCAGCAAAGAGGCACTGCGTACATTAACCGGAGCCAGCTTGACTGAAACGCAACAAAACAGACTCAAACAAATGGCGACCGCTGAAACAGAAAAAGCGGCACTCATCGAACGAGTCCTGACGCGACAGGTCACTCAGAAAAAGCCGACGAAAGATCAATTATCCGACTGGATGCACACGTTAGCAGGCCCCGCCGATCCCTTGGCAGGCCAGCGACTCTTCTTCCATCCACAAGGTCCCGGCTGTTTTCGCTGCCACCAGATTGACGGGAGAGGCCAGCAGGTCGGTCCCGGTTTACTTCGCACCAATGGCCGGATTTCCCTTAACCGCGAACGACTGGTGGAAGCCATCATCAACCCCAGCAAGGACATTGATCCTGGCTTTCTGCCGTTGACGATTGTGACCGTCGACGGCAAGACTGCGTCCGGCATCTACCACAAACACAATAACAAAGAACGTTCGATCTATGACTCAAACGGAAAAATCATCTCGTTCAAAATCAGTGACATTGAAGAAATGATTCCGTCTAAAACGTCGATCATGCCCAACGGCCTGATTGATCGAATGACGCTGCAGGAATTTCGAGACCTGATCGCCTATCTGTTGCCTGAAGCGAATGACAAAACCGCTTCCGACTGA